In Chitinispirillales bacterium ANBcel5, a genomic segment contains:
- the pdxA gene encoding 4-hydroxythreonine-4-phosphate dehydrogenase PdxA gives MKNSPVFLLTMGDPAGIGPEIALKALSESDYFDKFRVVIVGDLSVLQYTAKKLNQNCRFNEITEPCEAVKDRINVISLNVTAPHLYTPGKPQAICGKAAFSYIRKAIQLTIEKKACGVITNPISKESLKLAEIPFPGHTEIFAHYTSTTNYSMVFLLHDVAVAHVTTHCSLREAIEQINEERVLKQIRLLNKTLKQLGNKEPLIAVSGLNPHAGENGLFGREEIETINPAIKRGREENIMVTGPYPPDTVFMRAFRGEFNGVVSMLHDHGFVALKSMDFYRGVNITVGLPIIRTSVGHGTAFDLALKGIASQQSLISAIETAWKLFHSRS, from the coding sequence GTGAAAAATTCTCCGGTATTTCTGTTAACGATGGGAGATCCTGCCGGTATCGGACCCGAGATTGCTCTAAAAGCACTCTCTGAGAGTGATTACTTTGATAAGTTTAGAGTAGTAATTGTAGGAGATCTCTCTGTTCTTCAATATACAGCCAAAAAACTAAACCAAAACTGCCGATTCAACGAAATTACTGAGCCATGTGAGGCAGTTAAAGACAGAATTAATGTCATCAGTTTAAATGTTACAGCTCCACACTTGTACACTCCCGGCAAGCCACAGGCCATTTGCGGTAAAGCTGCTTTTAGCTATATTCGAAAAGCCATACAGCTTACTATTGAAAAAAAAGCGTGTGGCGTTATAACTAACCCTATCAGTAAGGAATCATTAAAACTTGCTGAGATACCGTTTCCAGGCCATACCGAAATATTTGCTCACTATACTTCAACTACTAACTACTCAATGGTTTTTCTTCTCCATGATGTTGCAGTAGCCCACGTAACAACACACTGCTCATTAAGGGAAGCAATCGAGCAGATAAATGAAGAAAGAGTGTTAAAACAGATTCGTTTGCTTAATAAAACTTTGAAACAACTTGGAAACAAGGAACCTTTAATTGCTGTAAGTGGCCTCAATCCCCATGCTGGTGAAAATGGCCTTTTTGGAAGAGAAGAAATAGAAACGATAAACCCTGCAATAAAAAGAGGCAGGGAAGAAAACATTATGGTTACAGGGCCCTATCCGCCAGACACAGTGTTTATGCGGGCATTTAGAGGTGAATTCAATGGAGTTGTATCAATGTTACATGACCATGGTTTTGTAGCACTAAAATCGATGGACTTTTATCGGGGTGTAAATATCACTGTTGGCCTTCCTATAATACGAACATCTGTAGGCCACGGAACAGCATTTGATCTTGCTTTAAAGGGTATAGCTTCTCAACAAAGTTTGATCAGTGCTATAGAGACTGCCTGGAAATTGTTTCATAGCCGAAGCTGA
- the csrA gene encoding carbon storage regulator CsrA, with the protein MLVLTRKLGESIRIGDTIVVKIVDLDGRNVKLGIEAPRNVAVNREEIYEKIQKENKEASESKEQNLENIASVFRKADSK; encoded by the coding sequence ATGCTTGTTTTAACACGTAAACTTGGTGAATCCATACGCATTGGAGATACGATCGTGGTTAAGATCGTTGATCTGGATGGCAGAAACGTAAAACTTGGAATTGAAGCACCAAGGAATGTTGCTGTAAATCGAGAGGAAATTTACGAAAAGATTCAAAAAGAAAACAAAGAAGCTTCTGAATCTAAGGAACAGAATCTGGAAAACATTGCTTCAGTATTTAGAAAAGCCGATTCAAAATAG
- the fliW gene encoding flagellar assembly protein FliW produces MSDFFKDLVYSSEDVIKFPSGIPGFENNKEFVIISIPDYAPFEWLVCVDGSRLRFAIINPLLFSPDYSPDIKKTQLEELRIEKPEDILLFSVVTIRENPLESTANLIGPIIINKSKRIGKQIIIDDDQYSTREPILRK; encoded by the coding sequence ATGAGTGATTTTTTTAAGGATCTTGTCTATTCCAGTGAAGACGTTATCAAATTTCCTTCAGGCATTCCGGGTTTTGAGAACAATAAGGAATTTGTAATTATTTCAATTCCTGATTATGCACCGTTTGAATGGCTTGTTTGTGTAGACGGATCGCGTCTACGATTCGCTATTATAAATCCCCTATTATTTTCACCTGATTACTCTCCAGATATAAAAAAAACACAGCTGGAAGAGCTAAGGATAGAAAAACCTGAAGATATTCTACTGTTTTCTGTTGTTACTATACGAGAAAACCCTTTAGAATCTACAGCTAATCTGATTGGACCCATTATAATTAATAAAAGCAAAAGGATTGGAAAACAGATTATTATTGATGATGACCAATACAGTACCCGGGAACCTATTTTGAGGAAATAA
- a CDS encoding flagellin produces MPRINNNVPAMITGNALRSVDRNLQKSLEKLSTGLRINRAADDAAGLSVSEQLRTQVRGLNMGSRNIQDGVALLSIAEGALIEVNSMLQRMRELSIQAANDTLTPTERGYIGIEIDQLKEEIDRVVNGTQYNSQKLLNGDAPWGAAPGGIFHIGPNNDPTADTIQYQIDPMDTASLGIDGANLQVDTQENAAEAITTLDEALNRLNSLRADLGAVVNRMEHALTNQENQEQNMQAAESVIRDADFAAETTKFTRNQILSQSSTSMLAQANMAPQSVLSLLG; encoded by the coding sequence ATGCCTCGCATTAATAACAATGTGCCGGCTATGATTACTGGTAACGCACTTAGAAGTGTAGACAGAAATCTTCAGAAATCTTTGGAGAAGTTGTCCACCGGACTGCGAATTAACCGGGCTGCCGATGATGCTGCCGGATTAAGTGTCTCTGAGCAGCTGCGCACTCAGGTACGCGGCCTCAATATGGGCTCACGCAATATCCAGGACGGAGTTGCTTTGCTTTCTATTGCTGAAGGTGCATTAATCGAAGTAAACTCTATGCTCCAACGCATGCGTGAACTATCGATTCAGGCAGCAAACGATACTCTTACACCTACAGAACGAGGTTACATAGGTATCGAAATCGATCAACTCAAAGAAGAGATCGATCGTGTTGTGAACGGAACCCAATACAACAGCCAAAAACTTTTAAATGGCGATGCACCATGGGGAGCCGCTCCAGGGGGAATATTTCATATTGGACCAAACAATGACCCCACAGCTGACACGATTCAGTATCAAATAGACCCAATGGATACCGCTTCACTTGGCATCGATGGAGCAAATCTTCAGGTCGATACACAGGAAAATGCAGCTGAAGCTATAACCACTCTTGACGAAGCTTTAAACCGGTTAAATTCCTTAAGGGCCGATTTGGGAGCCGTAGTGAACCGTATGGAACACGCTCTTACAAATCAGGAAAACCAGGAACAGAATATGCAGGCAGCTGAATCGGTGATTCGCGATGCTGATTTTGCTGCAGAAACTACCAAATTTACCCGAAATCAAATACTGAGCCAGTCTTCAACTTCCATGCTTGCTCAGGCTAATATGGCACCTCAAAGCGTACTGAGTCTGCTTGGATAA
- the flgL gene encoding flagellar hook-associated protein FlgL, whose amino-acid sequence MRISFQTVNRNMQSVINKRYGELARLQEQISTGRRLLRPSDDPVDVANTLKLKTRKQQIKQFRRNIEDGLGYMNVTETAMDSMNNLLQRMRELGLQASSDTIGENERKFILQEVDQLSKQMITLAVTQFKGDYIFSGTQTKIPPLTLEKSQSTTADDYENLRMSYFMADGLAPNSTVQLYEGFSGNAVENILPGSFTLSYQGAEYTEGVDYTIDYITGQITLINPDLLQDIEPGGANYQQDEFSISFEYISKGKNVHGDIVTTQGEIKREIESGITMPINITLDEVFNNNATGNEMITTILTFAQALHTNDHAQIQSSVDNISSAHETVLAARAKNGARVNRFEITLERNEHQLATTTELQSTLEDTDMAEAISRFMLTENVYNAALKSVSRVIQPSLVNFL is encoded by the coding sequence ATGAGAATTTCATTTCAAACTGTTAATCGAAATATGCAGTCTGTTATTAATAAACGGTATGGTGAGCTTGCCAGACTCCAGGAGCAAATCTCTACCGGCAGACGTCTTCTGCGCCCCTCTGATGACCCTGTTGATGTTGCTAATACTTTGAAGCTTAAAACCAGAAAACAACAAATCAAACAGTTCAGACGCAACATAGAAGACGGCCTTGGATACATGAATGTAACTGAAACAGCCATGGACAGTATGAATAATTTACTTCAACGTATGCGTGAACTTGGCCTTCAGGCATCATCAGACACAATAGGAGAAAATGAACGAAAATTTATTTTACAGGAAGTTGATCAACTATCTAAACAAATGATAACACTTGCGGTAACGCAGTTTAAGGGCGACTACATATTCAGTGGAACTCAAACAAAAATCCCTCCCCTTACGTTAGAAAAGTCTCAAAGTACTACTGCCGATGATTATGAAAACTTACGTATGAGCTACTTTATGGCTGATGGACTTGCACCAAATTCTACCGTACAATTATATGAAGGGTTTAGTGGAAATGCAGTCGAAAATATTTTACCGGGTTCTTTTACCCTTTCTTATCAGGGAGCTGAATATACAGAAGGTGTTGATTATACTATTGATTATATAACTGGGCAAATAACACTTATAAACCCCGATCTTCTTCAGGATATTGAACCGGGTGGTGCCAACTATCAGCAAGATGAGTTCAGTATCAGCTTTGAATATATTTCGAAGGGGAAAAATGTGCATGGTGACATAGTCACTACACAAGGAGAGATCAAGCGTGAAATTGAAAGCGGCATCACCATGCCTATAAATATAACATTGGATGAAGTTTTTAACAATAATGCTACTGGAAATGAAATGATTACTACAATCCTAACATTTGCTCAGGCACTCCATACCAATGATCATGCTCAGATACAGAGTTCTGTGGACAATATATCATCTGCTCACGAGACAGTTCTTGCAGCGAGGGCAAAAAATGGAGCACGGGTGAATCGATTTGAAATTACCCTTGAGCGCAATGAACACCAACTTGCTACAACAACGGAATTACAGTCAACACTTGAGGATACCGATATGGCAGAAGCGATCAGCAGATTCATGCTGACTGAAAATGTATATAATGCTGCACTGAAATCAGTATCACGTGTAATACAACCTTCCCTGGTAAATTTTCTCTGA
- the flgK gene encoding flagellar hook-associated protein FlgK has protein sequence MSLLSSLNTGTRGLFASQMAMDIAGQNISNADVEGYSRKRLNLSTESRYDSALGQVGMGVSIVNIERMRNTFIDDQIRRQNVEVGYFEEMNHTFRRIENIFTEPGDTGVLHFMDQFFDSWQNLANNPADLSARTMVKTNAEILTNVFHNVAGELRDLRQTRNDEITQKVNRINQITEQIYNLNLEIGAVEVGGQNANDSRDQRDRLLKELSKITDISMTENKMGQITVSASGSILVSPVNHQKLEMTTSSQKTSDGKSVTDIAIRFAESKRPFNPGGGHLKGLFDSRDISVPQYQDYIDQLALSLVEHVNSLHTAGYTMEGYSGVFFFDPETTGASDIEISASIASDVHNIAAASAGEIQSAVTNTVAPTAHQYGDPPAQLFRVPDATPPVEARNIVRDSVVVRTADNLLREGVDYHINYQNGTFQLLHNGYDDQEFTIDFNYRTGGFMGPGDNSTALNIAQLRTDLVMNPDTVGNHTSTFSEFYSSFIGKLGLSKNQSQNNLETREFLVEQYQSHQDSISAVSLDEEMANLIRYQHTYQASARLISTTDRMLDVLMNM, from the coding sequence ATGAGTCTGTTATCATCATTAAATACTGGCACAAGGGGACTTTTCGCTTCCCAAATGGCCATGGATATAGCCGGCCAGAATATATCTAATGCTGATGTAGAAGGTTATTCACGAAAGAGACTTAACTTAAGTACAGAAAGTCGCTACGATTCTGCTTTGGGTCAGGTTGGAATGGGTGTATCTATTGTTAATATAGAGCGAATGAGAAACACCTTTATAGATGATCAGATCAGGCGCCAAAATGTTGAGGTTGGGTATTTTGAAGAAATGAATCATACATTTAGAAGAATTGAGAATATATTCACAGAACCCGGAGATACTGGAGTTTTGCACTTTATGGACCAGTTCTTCGATTCATGGCAAAACCTTGCTAATAATCCAGCCGACCTTTCTGCCCGTACCATGGTTAAAACAAATGCAGAAATTCTAACCAATGTATTTCATAATGTTGCGGGTGAATTAAGGGATCTTCGCCAAACGCGAAATGATGAAATAACTCAAAAGGTAAACAGGATTAATCAGATTACTGAACAGATTTATAACCTAAATCTTGAAATTGGGGCTGTCGAAGTTGGCGGGCAGAATGCAAATGACAGCAGAGATCAAAGAGACCGATTACTCAAAGAGTTATCAAAAATTACCGATATTTCAATGACCGAAAACAAAATGGGCCAGATCACTGTCAGCGCATCTGGAAGCATTTTAGTCTCTCCGGTTAACCACCAGAAACTGGAAATGACTACTTCATCTCAGAAAACTTCAGATGGAAAGAGTGTTACAGATATTGCGATACGTTTCGCAGAATCGAAACGTCCCTTTAATCCCGGGGGCGGACATCTTAAAGGTCTCTTTGATAGCCGTGATATCTCTGTTCCTCAATATCAGGACTACATTGATCAATTAGCCTTATCACTTGTCGAACACGTAAACTCGTTACACACCGCAGGGTATACTATGGAGGGTTATAGTGGTGTTTTCTTCTTTGACCCTGAAACCACTGGGGCCAGTGATATAGAAATTTCTGCGTCTATAGCAAGTGATGTTCATAATATTGCAGCAGCTTCTGCCGGGGAAATTCAATCGGCAGTAACAAACACCGTAGCACCAACAGCCCATCAATATGGTGATCCACCTGCTCAATTATTTAGAGTCCCGGATGCTACCCCACCGGTAGAGGCGCGAAACATAGTGAGAGATTCCGTAGTGGTTCGTACTGCGGATAATTTGCTTCGGGAGGGTGTCGATTACCATATTAATTACCAGAATGGTACCTTTCAGCTGTTACATAATGGCTATGATGACCAGGAATTTACAATTGATTTCAATTACCGAACCGGTGGTTTCATGGGGCCGGGTGATAATTCTACGGCCTTAAACATTGCACAACTTCGTACTGATCTTGTTATGAATCCCGATACTGTAGGAAATCACACCTCTACTTTTTCCGAATTTTATAGCTCTTTCATTGGAAAACTTGGATTAAGCAAAAACCAATCTCAAAACAATTTGGAAACCAGGGAATTTTTGGTAGAACAGTATCAGAGCCATCAGGATTCAATCAGTGCGGTTTCACTGGATGAGGAGATGGCCAACCTTATCAGATATCAGCATACCTATCAGGCTTCAGCTCGTTTAATCAGCACTACAGACAGAATGCTTGATGTATTGATGAATATGTAA
- the flgN gene encoding flagellar export chaperone FlgN, which translates to MDLTPIFKQLTELLSQELELYTKLIKSATCINQSIKEDSIELLNDSSKAYDEQIWLVDKLEEKRIDICNTLCNKLNLPHSVRLSKLLQFAPTQFCSNLEKVSAELKESAKKLSEINTSNRILLEESLVIMNNSFDLIKQSTRCANGYKKRGKQNYSPTGVAVINQVI; encoded by the coding sequence ATGGATTTAACACCTATTTTCAAGCAGCTAACTGAACTGTTAAGTCAGGAATTGGAGCTTTATACTAAACTCATAAAATCAGCGACTTGCATAAACCAAAGCATAAAAGAAGATAGCATTGAACTGTTGAACGATTCCAGTAAAGCGTATGATGAACAAATATGGTTGGTTGATAAGCTTGAAGAAAAAAGAATCGATATATGCAACACTTTATGCAACAAACTAAATCTCCCCCACTCAGTTCGTTTAAGCAAACTGCTACAGTTTGCTCCTACTCAGTTTTGTTCAAATCTTGAAAAAGTATCGGCTGAACTTAAAGAGAGCGCAAAGAAATTAAGTGAAATTAATACTTCAAATCGCATTTTGTTAGAAGAATCACTGGTTATTATGAATAACAGTTTTGATCTAATTAAACAATCAACAAGATGTGCAAATGGATACAAGAAAAGAGGTAAACAGAACTACTCTCCCACAGGTGTTGCTGTTATTAATCAGGTAATATAA
- a CDS encoding transglycosylase SLT domain-containing protein, with product MHISSMPNQYHNLKNSPEGIKAVAQEFEAMFTSIMLRAMRSTVGEGALVPQSMAGKIYTEMLDNQYASLSARHSSLGLSNLLKREIKRHDTPEKTLNASREWREIPLWAKQRPATSVINTPSPTEPNTANSTLSPLLRTVNKWSDLIDEKAQKYNVDRYLVKAVMARESAGDPYAVSRAGAKGLMQLMDPTARELGVTNSFSPRENVDGGVRYLRQMLDMFNGNEQLALASYNAGPGNVRRYNGIPPFKETQHYVKAVLRMRNEARAAEME from the coding sequence ATGCACATTTCATCAATGCCTAATCAGTACCATAATTTAAAAAACAGCCCTGAAGGGATCAAGGCCGTTGCACAGGAATTTGAAGCCATGTTTACCTCCATCATGTTACGTGCAATGCGCAGCACAGTTGGCGAAGGGGCATTGGTACCTCAGAGTATGGCGGGGAAAATTTACACCGAAATGCTTGATAACCAATACGCATCATTGAGTGCCCGTCATTCATCACTTGGATTAAGTAATCTCCTTAAACGAGAAATAAAACGCCATGATACTCCAGAAAAAACACTCAACGCTTCAAGAGAGTGGAGAGAAATACCTTTATGGGCAAAACAACGACCAGCAACTTCAGTCATAAACACTCCTTCACCTACGGAGCCCAATACTGCTAACTCCACTTTAAGCCCTCTTCTTAGAACAGTTAATAAGTGGAGTGATCTCATCGACGAAAAAGCGCAAAAATATAATGTAGATCGCTACCTGGTTAAAGCTGTAATGGCAAGAGAGTCCGCAGGTGATCCATATGCTGTTTCGAGAGCCGGTGCCAAAGGGCTTATGCAACTCATGGATCCAACGGCACGAGAGCTTGGAGTTACAAATTCTTTTTCACCCCGGGAAAATGTAGATGGTGGGGTTAGATATCTTAGACAAATGCTCGATATGTTTAATGGTAATGAGCAATTGGCATTAGCCTCTTACAATGCCGGACCAGGCAATGTAAGACGGTATAACGGGATTCCTCCCTTTAAAGAAACTCAGCACTATGTAAAAGCAGTACTGCGCATGAGAAACGAAGCCAGAGCTGCAGAAATGGAGTAA